The following coding sequences are from one Streptomyces sp. NBC_01485 window:
- a CDS encoding PH-like domain-containing protein — MTSAALLLAAEKESAAVTDWAARIGWVVGLGLFIALVYWLMREGWKWRGTLQGDLPELPGAPEEPGEARLTMSGRYHGSTTAGQWLDRIVAHGLGTRSRVELTLTDAGVDVVRPGATDFFIPAGALREALLGKGIAGKVLTEGGLLVVTWAHGDKLIDSGFRSDTAAEHTAWVDAINSMIKNSTIKNNTTEGAR, encoded by the coding sequence GTGACATCTGCTGCACTTCTGCTCGCGGCCGAGAAGGAATCGGCCGCGGTGACCGACTGGGCCGCGCGCATCGGCTGGGTGGTCGGCCTCGGCCTGTTCATCGCGCTCGTCTACTGGCTGATGCGCGAGGGCTGGAAGTGGCGCGGCACGCTCCAGGGCGACCTGCCCGAGCTGCCCGGCGCGCCGGAAGAGCCCGGCGAGGCGAGACTGACGATGAGCGGCCGCTACCACGGCTCCACCACCGCCGGGCAGTGGCTCGACCGCATCGTGGCGCACGGTCTGGGCACCCGCAGCCGGGTCGAGCTCACCCTGACGGACGCGGGAGTGGACGTCGTACGCCCCGGTGCGACCGACTTCTTCATCCCCGCCGGCGCGCTGCGCGAGGCGCTGCTCGGCAAGGGCATCGCCGGCAAGGTCCTCACCGAGGGCGGACTGCTGGTGGTGACCTGGGCGCACGGCGACAAGCTGATCGACTCCGGCTTCCGCTCGGACACGGCGGCCGAGCACACCGCGTGGGTCGACGCCATCAACTCCATGATCAAGAACAGCACCATCAAGAACAACACGACGGAAGGCGCACGATGA
- a CDS encoding dihydroorotase: MSKILIRGAKVLGGEPQDVLIDGGTIAEVGVGLGADGAEVVEAGGKVLLPGLVDLHTHLREPGREDSETVLTGTRAAASGGFTAVFAMANTFPVADTAGVVEQVYRLGRDHGYCDVQPIGAVTVGLEGRKLAELGAMHESAAGVTVFSDDGRCVDDAVIMRRALEYVKAFGGVVAQHAQEPRLTEGAQMNEGVVSAELGLGGWPAVAEESIIARDVLLAEHVGSRVHICHLSTAGSVEIVRWAKSRGIDVTAEVTPHHLLLTDELVRSYNPVYKVNPPLRTERDVLALREALADGTIDIVATDHAPHPHEDKDCEWAAAAMGMVGLETALSVVQETMVETGLLDWAGVAERMSFKPAQIGRATGHGRPVSAGEPANLTLVDTAYRGSVDPAGFASRSRNTPYEGRELPGRVTHTWLRGKATLVDGKLT; the protein is encoded by the coding sequence ATGAGCAAGATCCTGATCCGTGGTGCGAAGGTGCTCGGCGGTGAGCCGCAGGACGTCCTGATCGACGGCGGGACGATCGCCGAGGTCGGCGTCGGTCTCGGCGCGGACGGCGCGGAGGTCGTCGAGGCCGGCGGCAAGGTGCTGCTGCCGGGGCTGGTCGACCTGCACACCCATCTGCGCGAGCCCGGCCGCGAGGACTCCGAGACGGTCCTCACCGGTACGCGCGCGGCGGCCTCGGGCGGATTCACGGCCGTCTTCGCCATGGCCAACACCTTCCCCGTGGCCGACACCGCCGGTGTGGTCGAGCAGGTCTACCGGCTCGGCCGGGACCACGGCTACTGCGACGTGCAGCCGATCGGCGCGGTCACGGTCGGCCTGGAGGGCAGGAAGCTCGCCGAGCTGGGCGCCATGCACGAGTCGGCCGCCGGGGTCACCGTCTTCTCCGACGACGGCAGGTGCGTCGACGACGCCGTGATCATGCGCCGCGCGCTGGAGTACGTGAAGGCCTTCGGCGGGGTCGTCGCCCAGCACGCGCAGGAGCCGCGGCTGACCGAGGGCGCCCAGATGAACGAGGGCGTCGTCTCCGCCGAGCTGGGGCTCGGGGGCTGGCCCGCGGTGGCCGAAGAATCGATCATCGCCCGGGATGTCCTGCTCGCCGAGCACGTCGGCTCCCGGGTGCACATCTGCCACCTCTCCACCGCCGGGTCGGTCGAGATCGTCCGCTGGGCCAAGTCCCGCGGCATCGACGTCACCGCCGAGGTCACCCCGCACCACCTCCTCCTCACGGACGAGCTGGTGCGCAGCTACAACCCCGTCTACAAGGTCAACCCGCCGCTGCGCACCGAGCGCGACGTGCTCGCCCTGCGCGAGGCGCTCGCCGACGGCACGATCGACATCGTCGCCACCGACCACGCCCCGCACCCGCACGAGGACAAGGACTGCGAGTGGGCCGCGGCCGCCATGGGCATGGTCGGCCTGGAGACCGCGTTGTCAGTGGTCCAGGAGACGATGGTGGAGACGGGCCTGCTGGACTGGGCCGGGGTCGCCGAGCGCATGTCCTTCAAGCCCGCCCAGATCGGCCGGGCCACGGGGCACGGGCGTCCCGTCTCGGCTGGTGAGCCCGCCAACCTCACGCTCGTCGACACGGCATACCGTGGGTCCGTGGACCCCGCGGGCTTCGCCTCGCGCAGCCGGAACACCCCGTACGAGGGGCGTGAGCTGCCGGGCCGTGTCACCCACACCTGGCTCCGGGGCAAGGCCACGCTCGTCGACGGGAAGCTCACGTGA
- a CDS encoding aspartate carbamoyltransferase catalytic subunit gives MQRHLISAADLTRDDAVLILDTAEEMARVADRPIKKLPTLRGRTIVNLFFEDSTRTRISFEAAEKRLSADVINFSAKGSSVSKGESLKDTAQTLEAMGVDAVVIRHGASGAPYRLATSDWIDAVVINAGDGTHQHPTQALLDAFTMRRRLIGRDAGIGQDLSGRHITIVGDILHSRVARSNVDLLHTLGAEVTLVAPPTLVPVGIESWPCEVSYDLDSTLPKSDAVMMLRVQRERMNAAFFPTEREYSRRYGLDGDRMARMPEHAIVMHPGPMVRGMEITAAVADSERCTVIEQVANGVSIRMAVLYLLLGGNEPAVSHARTTEEK, from the coding sequence ATGCAGCGTCATCTCATCTCGGCCGCCGACCTCACCCGCGACGACGCCGTCCTGATCCTCGACACCGCCGAGGAGATGGCCCGGGTCGCCGACCGGCCCATCAAGAAACTGCCGACCCTGCGCGGCCGCACCATCGTCAACCTCTTCTTCGAGGACTCCACGCGCACGCGTATCTCCTTCGAGGCCGCCGAGAAGCGTCTCTCCGCGGACGTGATCAACTTCTCCGCCAAGGGATCATCGGTGTCCAAGGGCGAGTCCCTGAAGGACACCGCGCAGACCCTGGAGGCGATGGGCGTCGACGCGGTCGTCATCCGGCACGGCGCCTCCGGAGCGCCGTACCGGCTGGCCACCTCCGACTGGATCGACGCCGTCGTCATCAACGCGGGCGACGGCACCCACCAGCACCCCACCCAGGCCCTCCTGGACGCCTTCACCATGCGCCGCCGGCTCATCGGCCGGGACGCCGGGATCGGGCAGGACCTCTCCGGCCGGCACATCACGATCGTCGGGGACATCCTGCACAGCCGGGTCGCCCGCTCCAACGTCGACCTGCTGCACACCCTCGGCGCCGAGGTCACCCTCGTCGCCCCGCCCACCCTGGTGCCGGTCGGCATCGAGTCGTGGCCCTGCGAGGTGTCGTACGACCTCGACAGCACGCTTCCGAAGTCCGACGCGGTGATGATGCTGCGCGTGCAGCGCGAGCGGATGAACGCCGCGTTCTTCCCGACCGAGCGCGAGTACTCCCGGCGCTACGGCCTCGACGGCGACCGGATGGCACGGATGCCCGAGCACGCCATCGTGATGCACCCCGGCCCGATGGTCCGTGGCATGGAGATCACCGCCGCGGTCGCCGACTCCGAGCGCTGCACCGTCATCGAACAGGTCGCCAACGGCGTGTCCATCCGGATGGCCGTCCTCTACCTGCTCCTGGGCGGCAACGAACCCGCCGTCAGCCACGCCCGTACCACCGAGGAGAAGTAA
- the pyrR gene encoding bifunctional pyr operon transcriptional regulator/uracil phosphoribosyltransferase PyrR — MDKQDIPQDPRQVDARPVLEGPDIARVLTRIAHEIVERARGADDVVLLGIPTRGVFLAQRLAAKLEEITDRKIPVGSLDITMYRDDLRMHPPRALARTEIPGDGLDGRLVVLVDDVLFSGRTIRAALDALNDIGRPRAVQLAVLVDRGHRELPIRADYVGKNLPTSLRETVKVLLAEEDGRDAVLLGVKQTAQQ; from the coding sequence ATGGACAAGCAGGACATTCCGCAGGATCCCCGGCAAGTCGATGCGCGGCCCGTTCTCGAAGGCCCCGACATCGCGCGCGTGCTGACGCGCATCGCCCACGAGATCGTCGAACGCGCCAGGGGCGCCGACGACGTGGTGCTCCTCGGCATCCCGACCCGTGGCGTCTTCCTCGCCCAGCGGCTCGCGGCCAAGCTGGAGGAGATCACCGACCGCAAGATCCCGGTCGGCTCCCTCGACATCACGATGTACCGCGACGACCTGCGCATGCACCCGCCGCGTGCGCTGGCCCGCACCGAGATCCCCGGCGACGGCCTCGACGGCAGGCTGGTCGTCCTCGTCGACGACGTGCTCTTCTCGGGCCGCACCATCCGCGCCGCCCTCGACGCCCTGAACGACATCGGGCGCCCGCGCGCGGTGCAGCTCGCGGTCCTCGTCGACCGCGGCCACCGCGAGCTGCCCATCCGCGCCGACTACGTCGGCAAGAACCTCCCCACGTCGCTGCGGGAGACGGTCAAGGTCCTGCTCGCCGAGGAGGACGGTCGCGACGCCGTGCTGCTCGGTGTGAAGCAGACCGCCCAGCAGTAG
- the bldD gene encoding transcriptional regulator BldD, which yields MSSEYAKQLGAKLRAIRTQQGLSLHGVEEKSQGRWKAVVVGSYERGDRAVTVQRLAELADFYGVPVQELLPGTTPGGAAEPPPKLVLDLERLAHVPVEKAGPLQRYAATIQSQRGDYNGKVLSIRQDDLRTLAVIYDQSPSVLTEQLISWGVLDADARRAVSHEEN from the coding sequence ATGTCCAGCGAATACGCCAAACAACTCGGGGCCAAGCTCCGCGCGATCCGCACCCAGCAGGGCCTTTCCCTCCACGGTGTCGAGGAGAAGTCCCAGGGACGCTGGAAGGCGGTCGTGGTCGGTTCGTACGAGCGCGGCGACCGCGCCGTGACCGTGCAGCGCCTTGCCGAGCTGGCGGATTTCTACGGGGTTCCGGTGCAGGAGCTGCTGCCGGGCACCACGCCGGGCGGGGCGGCCGAGCCCCCGCCGAAGCTGGTCCTGGACCTGGAGCGACTGGCCCATGTGCCGGTCGAGAAGGCGGGCCCCCTCCAGCGGTACGCCGCCACGATCCAGTCCCAGCGCGGTGACTACAACGGCAAGGTGCTGTCGATCCGCCAGGACGACCTGCGCACCCTCGCCGTCATCTACGACCAGTCGCCTTCGGTCCTGACCGAGCAGCTGATCAGCTGGGGCGTCCTGGACGCGGACGCGCGTCGCGCGGTCTCCCACGAGGAGAACTAG
- the nusB gene encoding transcription antitermination factor NusB produces the protein MAARNTARKRAFQILFEGDQRGADVLTVLGDWIRLSRADTRQPPVSEFTMQLVEGYAQHARRIDELISQYSVGWTLDRMPVVDRNILRLGAYELIWADETPDAVVLDEMVQLAKEFSTDESPSFVNGLLGRLKELKPSLRRE, from the coding sequence GTGGCTGCCCGCAACACGGCCCGCAAGCGCGCCTTCCAGATCCTCTTCGAGGGCGACCAGCGCGGAGCCGACGTCCTGACCGTCCTCGGGGACTGGATCCGGCTCTCCCGGGCCGACACCCGGCAGCCGCCGGTGAGCGAGTTCACGATGCAGCTCGTCGAGGGCTACGCGCAGCACGCGCGGCGCATCGACGAGCTGATCTCCCAGTACTCGGTCGGCTGGACGCTGGACCGGATGCCGGTCGTCGACCGCAACATCCTCCGTCTCGGCGCCTACGAGCTGATCTGGGCCGACGAGACTCCGGACGCGGTCGTCCTCGACGAGATGGTGCAGCTGGCCAAGGAGTTCTCCACGGACGAGTCGCCCTCGTTCGTCAACGGCCTGCTCGGCCGCCTCAAGGAGCTCAAGCCGTCCCTGCGGCGCGAGTAG
- the efp gene encoding elongation factor P, with protein sequence MASTNDLKNGLVLKLEGGQLWSVVEFQHVKPGKGPAFVRTKLKNVLSGKVVDKTFNAGVKVETATVDKRDMQFSYMDGEYFVFMDMETYDQLMVDRKAVGDAANFLIEGFTATVAQHEGEVLFVELPAAVELVVQETEPGLQGDRSTGGTKPATLETGHQIQVPLFITTGEKIKVDTRTSDYLGRVNS encoded by the coding sequence GTGGCTTCCACGAACGACCTCAAGAACGGCCTGGTGCTCAAGCTCGAAGGCGGCCAGCTCTGGTCCGTCGTCGAGTTCCAGCACGTCAAGCCCGGCAAGGGCCCGGCCTTCGTGCGCACCAAGCTCAAGAACGTGCTTTCCGGCAAGGTCGTCGACAAGACGTTCAACGCCGGCGTCAAGGTCGAGACGGCCACTGTCGACAAGCGCGACATGCAGTTCTCCTACATGGACGGCGAGTACTTCGTCTTCATGGACATGGAGACCTACGACCAGCTCATGGTCGACCGCAAGGCCGTCGGCGACGCCGCCAACTTCCTGATCGAGGGCTTCACGGCCACCGTGGCGCAGCACGAGGGCGAGGTGCTCTTCGTAGAGCTGCCGGCCGCCGTCGAGCTCGTCGTCCAGGAGACCGAGCCGGGCCTGCAGGGCGACCGTTCCACGGGTGGCACCAAGCCCGCCACCCTGGAGACCGGTCACCAGATCCAGGTCCCGCTCTTCATCACCACCGGAGAGAAGATCAAGGTCGACACCCGCACCAGCGACTACCTCGGCCGGGTGAACAGCTAA
- a CDS encoding aminopeptidase P family protein, producing the protein MSEVYASRRTRLRERCNAGGSAAALISSPANVRYLAGASPHGAVLLLGRGEDLLVCTGPPDDRPGGGRPDDALRVHSLSRAGGDPAVAAADLLTARGGDSLAVEEHHLTVARHRALRSVAPRLRLGDLGGAVEQLRVVKDEEEISCLRIGAEIADQALGELLESILVGRTERHLALELERRLVDHGADGAAFATSVASGPNSGRRGHRPTDRRVEEGDFLTVCLGAAYRGYRCEIGRTFVIGTSPADWQIELYDLVFAAQRAGREALAPGAAYRDVDRAARQVLDSAGHTEGLPALMGHGVGLEIEEDPQLTPAAMGKLDACVPVTVEPGVHLPGRGGVRIDDTLVVRPEADGGPELLTITTKELLAL; encoded by the coding sequence ATGTCAGAGGTCTACGCGTCCCGTCGCACACGGCTGAGAGAGCGCTGCAACGCCGGCGGCAGCGCCGCCGCGCTGATCTCCAGCCCCGCCAACGTGAGATACCTGGCGGGCGCGTCCCCGCACGGTGCCGTCCTGCTGCTGGGCAGAGGCGAGGACCTCCTCGTGTGCACCGGCCCGCCGGACGACCGTCCGGGCGGAGGACGGCCGGACGACGCCCTGCGCGTGCACTCCCTCTCCCGCGCCGGAGGCGATCCGGCGGTCGCCGCCGCCGACCTCCTCACGGCCCGGGGCGGAGACTCCCTCGCGGTCGAGGAGCACCACCTCACGGTGGCCCGCCACCGGGCACTCCGCTCGGTCGCCCCGCGCCTGCGTCTCGGCGACCTGGGCGGCGCGGTCGAACAGCTGAGGGTGGTGAAGGACGAGGAGGAGATCTCCTGCCTGCGGATCGGCGCCGAGATCGCCGACCAGGCCCTGGGGGAGCTGCTGGAGTCCATCCTCGTCGGGCGGACGGAACGGCACCTCGCCCTCGAACTGGAGCGCCGCCTCGTCGACCACGGCGCCGACGGCGCCGCTTTCGCCACCTCGGTCGCCTCCGGACCGAACTCCGGCCGGCGCGGCCACCGGCCCACCGACCGGCGGGTCGAGGAAGGCGACTTCCTCACTGTCTGCCTGGGGGCGGCCTACCGCGGCTACCGGTGTGAGATCGGCCGTACTTTCGTGATCGGGACGTCTCCGGCCGACTGGCAGATCGAGCTCTACGACCTCGTCTTCGCCGCTCAGCGGGCCGGACGCGAGGCCCTGGCGCCCGGCGCCGCCTACCGTGACGTGGACCGCGCGGCCCGCCAGGTGCTGGACTCCGCGGGGCATACCGAGGGCCTTCCGGCACTCATGGGACACGGTGTCGGACTCGAAATCGAAGAGGACCCGCAGTTGACTCCCGCGGCCATGGGTAAACTGGACGCTTGCGTGCCGGTCACCGTCGAACCCGGGGTCCACCTCCCGGGCCGGGGCGGCGTCCGGATCGATGACACGCTCGTCGTACGCCCAGAGGCGGACGGCGGACCCGAGCTACTCACCATCACGACCAAGGAGCTGCTCGCGCTGTAG
- a CDS encoding Pro-rich N-terminal domain-containing protein, with protein MQHAVGSPLPPPHQPGHGPAAGWSHQPGSAPQPQPQPGYLGAPSGPAPPAPHPPVPPVPHPPAPQHAPVPPGADATGHVPLPPGGPVPMPSAPPAPTVPDPTATTLAVLLIGPAGAGKTSVAKYWADHRRVPTAHVSLDDVREWVRSGFADPQSGWNDHSEAQYRLARRTCGFAARNFLANGISCILDDAIFPDRPAVGLGGWKRHVGPGLLPVVLLPGLEVVLERNAERSGNRRLTDEEVARIHGRMAGWYGSGLPIIDNTQLDVPTTARLLDDVLARAIASPPKW; from the coding sequence ATGCAGCACGCAGTGGGTTCTCCGCTGCCGCCGCCCCACCAGCCGGGGCACGGTCCGGCCGCCGGCTGGTCGCACCAGCCGGGCAGCGCCCCCCAGCCGCAGCCGCAGCCGGGATACCTCGGGGCCCCCTCGGGCCCGGCCCCGCCCGCGCCCCACCCGCCGGTCCCGCCCGTGCCGCACCCGCCCGCCCCGCAGCACGCCCCCGTCCCGCCGGGCGCCGACGCCACCGGGCACGTACCGCTGCCGCCCGGCGGCCCCGTGCCCATGCCCAGCGCACCGCCCGCGCCGACCGTCCCCGACCCGACGGCCACGACGCTCGCGGTCCTGCTGATCGGCCCCGCGGGCGCCGGCAAGACCAGCGTCGCCAAGTACTGGGCCGACCACCGCCGGGTGCCCACCGCCCACGTCAGCCTCGACGACGTACGCGAATGGGTCCGCTCGGGCTTCGCCGACCCGCAGTCCGGGTGGAACGACCACTCCGAGGCCCAGTACCGTCTGGCCCGCCGCACCTGCGGCTTCGCCGCGCGTAACTTTCTGGCCAACGGCATCTCGTGCATCCTGGACGACGCGATCTTCCCCGACCGCCCGGCCGTGGGCCTGGGTGGCTGGAAACGACACGTGGGGCCCGGCCTCCTGCCCGTCGTCCTCCTCCCCGGCCTCGAAGTGGTCCTGGAGCGCAACGCCGAACGCTCCGGCAACCGCCGCCTCACGGACGAGGAGGTCGCCCGCATCCACGGCCGCATGGCCGGCTGGTACGGCTCCGGCCTCCCCATCATCGACAACACCCAACTCGACGTCCCCACAACGGCAAGGCTCCTGGACGACGTACTGGCAAGGGCCATAGCAAGCCCCCCGAAGTGGTAG